In Hydrogenimonas thermophila, a genomic segment contains:
- a CDS encoding IS1/IS1595 family N-terminal zinc-binding domain-containing protein, protein MRPKECKKCQSKRIVKSGFKKLVDRKVQRYKCQECGHYFTTQEKFHHLSQEKIELIHKMYEEKGEQRKIARILGISLKAVQHHLKKKDEAND, encoded by the coding sequence ATGAGACCAAAAGAGTGTAAAAAATGTCAATCAAAGCGAATAGTAAAATCAGGGTTTAAGAAGTTAGTTGATCGTAAGGTTCAAAGATATAAATGCCAAGAGTGCGGACACTATTTTACAACTCAAGAGAAATTTCATCATCTGTCTCAAGAGAAGATAGAGTTGATTCATAAAATGTATGAAGAGAAAGGAGAACAAAGAAAGATAGCACGGATTCTTGGAATTTCACTTAAAGCAGTACAACATCATCTGAAAAAAAAAGATGAAGCAAACGATTGA